A genomic segment from Chitinophagaceae bacterium encodes:
- a CDS encoding RluA family pseudouridine synthase: MPTETIAGEETNEKHIRLSLIIDKGQEPLRIDKFLMQRIEGATRNKIQQAIEEGHVYVNEKIIKSNYKLKPGDNLIVWENRNPELNEIIPQEIPLNIVFEDEHLVVVNKAAGMVAHPGSGNPHGTLVNAMAHHLKINNPKIDETELPRFGLVHRIDKNTSGLIVMAKKQLVMTQLAKQFFNHTVHRRYIALVWGNFDVQEGTITGHVGRHQRFRKLFTVYPEGEHGKDAITHYKVLENFNYVSTVECRLETGRTHQIRVHMQHIGHPVFNDDFYGGDRIVKGTIYSKYKQFVDNSFALCPRHALHAKELGFVHPITNEPMLFTSELPADMEKLIEKWRQYSISKK; encoded by the coding sequence TACAGAAACAATAGCCGGTGAAGAAACCAACGAAAAACACATTCGCTTAAGCCTTATTATTGATAAGGGCCAGGAACCTTTACGCATTGATAAATTTTTAATGCAGCGCATAGAAGGCGCCACCCGCAATAAAATTCAGCAGGCCATAGAAGAAGGGCATGTATATGTAAATGAAAAAATTATTAAGAGCAATTACAAATTAAAACCCGGCGATAATTTAATAGTTTGGGAAAACCGAAACCCGGAACTTAATGAAATTATTCCGCAGGAAATACCGCTCAACATTGTATTTGAAGATGAACATTTAGTGGTAGTCAATAAAGCCGCAGGCATGGTGGCGCACCCGGGAAGTGGCAACCCTCATGGCACTTTGGTAAATGCTATGGCGCATCATTTAAAAATAAATAACCCCAAAATTGATGAAACAGAACTGCCTCGTTTTGGCCTGGTACACCGCATAGATAAAAATACCAGCGGCCTCATAGTTATGGCCAAAAAACAATTGGTAATGACACAGCTTGCCAAACAGTTTTTTAACCACACGGTACACCGCAGGTATATTGCATTGGTGTGGGGAAATTTTGATGTGCAGGAAGGAACCATTACCGGCCATGTGGGCAGGCACCAGCGGTTTAGAAAATTATTTACGGTTTACCCAGAAGGCGAACACGGCAAAGATGCCATTACGCATTATAAAGTTTTGGAAAATTTTAATTATGTAAGCACCGTAGAATGCAGGCTGGAAACCGGCCGCACACACCAGATACGTGTGCACATGCAGCATATTGGCCACCCGGTTTTTAATGATGATTTTTATGGTGGAGACAGGATTGTAAAGGGAACCATTTACAGCAAATACAAGCAGTTTGTAGATAATAGTTTTGCCCTTTGCCCACGCCATGCATTACATGCAAAAGAACTGGGTTTTGTGCACCCAATTACAAATGAACCAATGCTTTTTACCAGTGAATTACCAGCCGATATGGAAAAGCTAATTGAAAAATGGCGGCAATACAGTATATCAAAAAAATAA
- the def gene encoding peptide deformylase, whose amino-acid sequence MILPIVAYGSPVLRNISRDIDIDYPQLTTLIEDMWETMYRSNGVGLAAPQINRQIRLFVIDTIQIFANDEDGETKSYPDAPGFKGVFINANIDEVNGKNWSYNEGCLSIPKIREDIERKDTVTLTFLDENFQQQTRSFNGITGRVILHEYDHIEGKLFIDYLKPLKRTLIRRKLDDISKGKIKVDYRMLFPK is encoded by the coding sequence ATGATACTTCCCATAGTGGCTTATGGTTCGCCGGTTTTGAGGAATATAAGCCGTGATATTGATATAGATTATCCTCAATTAACTACTTTAATTGAAGATATGTGGGAAACCATGTACCGAAGTAATGGCGTGGGCCTTGCCGCTCCTCAAATTAACCGGCAAATACGGTTGTTTGTGATTGATACTATTCAAATATTTGCCAACGATGAAGATGGCGAAACAAAATCTTATCCCGATGCACCGGGTTTTAAAGGGGTTTTTATAAATGCGAATATTGATGAAGTAAATGGTAAAAACTGGAGCTATAACGAGGGTTGCCTCAGCATCCCAAAAATAAGGGAAGACATTGAAAGAAAAGATACCGTTACCCTTACTTTTTTAGATGAAAATTTTCAACAGCAAACCCGTTCTTTTAACGGCATTACAGGCAGGGTAATATTGCATGAGTACGACCATATTGAAGGTAAATTATTTATTGATTACTTAAAACCTTTAAAAAGAACTTTAATCAGGCGAAAGCTGGATGACATCAGCAAAGGAAAAATTAAAGTGGATTACCGTATGCTGTTTCCCAAATAA
- the ruvX gene encoding Holliday junction resolvase RuvX: MARILAIDYGKKRTGIAVTDPLQIIASGLTTIASNDLISFLKKYLVAEAVELMVIGMPVNLDDTDTHATPLVKAVIKKLKLEFPNIPITEVDERFTSKMAKDAMLQMGLKKKQRRDKKIVDEIAAAIMLQEYLNTNI; encoded by the coding sequence ATGGCAAGGATTTTGGCAATTGATTATGGTAAAAAACGTACCGGCATTGCTGTTACAGATCCTTTGCAAATAATTGCTTCCGGCCTTACCACTATTGCTTCCAATGATCTTATCTCTTTCTTAAAAAAATATTTAGTGGCCGAAGCGGTGGAATTAATGGTAATAGGCATGCCCGTAAATTTAGATGATACGGATACACATGCCACTCCGCTGGTAAAAGCAGTTATTAAAAAATTAAAACTGGAGTTTCCCAATATACCCATAACAGAAGTAGACGAAAGGTTTACCTCAAAAATGGCTAAAGATGCCATGCTGCAAATGGGCTTAAAGAAAAAACAAAGGAGAGATAAAAAAATTGTAGATGAAATTGCGGCTGCAATTATGTTGCAGGAATATTTGAATACCAATATATAG
- the bshC gene encoding bacillithiol biosynthesis cysteine-adding enzyme BshC — MNFTASAISYKQTKAFSKLAIDYIEGADALEPFFTFAPNLDGIKNAISQRKKFTVNRQVLVTQLQKQYNAKKQGLKTTANIELLLNENTFTVTTAHQPNIFTGHLYFVYKIIHAIKLADDLKKQFPKNNFVPVFFMGSEDADLEELGTINVHGKIYKWDTAQKGAVGRMQVDEEFIALINELDAQLGVEEHGEEILNKVRQAYAKGKNIEQSTFDLVHDLFADYGLVVFLPDNPVFKKELTPVIKKELSEQFSQKAMQQALVALSGLYKMQVAGRQVNLFYLLDGLRERLERKGDGFIVHGTDLRFTQQEILQELKNHPERFSPNVILRPVFQEMLLPNIIFIGGGAEIAYWLELKNVFAEAGVFFPVLMLRNSFTVIPKKIAEKIQSLGLNEASLFETGNKLKDYYVKKETKYQLSLSDEKLALIKIYHNIRESATKVNPTFSRHVWALQQKSKQKLDELEKKMLRSEKLKFDAGLRQISKIKDRLFPGDKLQERVDNLLPYYALYGKGFLDVLYTHSGAWQQQYCILTETE, encoded by the coding sequence ATGAATTTTACGGCCTCTGCAATATCATATAAGCAAACAAAAGCGTTTTCAAAACTTGCAATTGATTATATAGAAGGTGCCGATGCATTAGAACCGTTTTTTACTTTTGCCCCTAATTTGGATGGTATTAAAAATGCTATTAGCCAGCGTAAAAAATTTACCGTAAACAGGCAAGTTCTGGTAACACAACTGCAAAAGCAATATAACGCAAAAAAGCAGGGCTTAAAAACAACAGCCAATATTGAGCTGCTTCTTAATGAAAATACCTTTACAGTTACTACGGCCCATCAACCCAACATTTTTACCGGCCATTTATATTTTGTTTATAAAATTATACATGCCATAAAACTGGCAGATGATTTAAAAAAGCAATTCCCCAAAAATAATTTTGTACCGGTTTTTTTTATGGGTAGCGAAGATGCAGACCTGGAAGAATTGGGCACAATAAATGTGCATGGAAAAATATATAAGTGGGATACTGCCCAAAAAGGAGCTGTGGGCAGGATGCAGGTTGATGAAGAATTTATTGCACTAATTAATGAACTGGATGCCCAGCTTGGTGTAGAAGAGCATGGAGAAGAAATATTAAATAAAGTTAGGCAGGCTTATGCTAAAGGAAAAAATATTGAGCAATCAACTTTTGATCTTGTACATGATTTGTTTGCTGATTACGGCCTGGTTGTATTTCTGCCGGATAACCCTGTATTTAAAAAGGAACTTACGCCTGTAATTAAAAAAGAACTCAGCGAACAATTTTCTCAAAAAGCAATGCAACAGGCGCTTGTAGCACTTTCGGGTTTATATAAAATGCAGGTTGCAGGAAGGCAGGTGAATTTATTTTACCTATTAGATGGCTTAAGAGAAAGGCTGGAAAGAAAAGGAGATGGATTTATTGTACATGGAACAGACCTGCGCTTTACCCAACAAGAAATTTTACAGGAGTTAAAAAATCACCCCGAAAGGTTTAGCCCAAATGTAATTTTGCGCCCTGTTTTCCAGGAAATGCTTTTGCCCAATATTATTTTTATTGGCGGCGGGGCCGAAATTGCTTATTGGCTGGAATTAAAAAATGTTTTTGCAGAAGCAGGTGTTTTTTTCCCGGTTCTTATGTTGCGCAACTCTTTTACGGTTATTCCCAAAAAGATTGCAGAAAAAATTCAATCGCTGGGGTTAAATGAAGCATCTCTTTTTGAAACCGGCAATAAGCTCAAAGATTATTATGTAAAAAAGGAAACAAAATACCAGCTTTCATTATCCGATGAAAAACTTGCACTTATAAAAATATATCACAACATTAGGGAAAGTGCTACAAAAGTAAACCCAACTTTTTCCAGGCATGTATGGGCGCTGCAGCAAAAGTCAAAACAAAAACTGGATGAACTCGAAAAAAAAATGTTGCGCTCGGAAAAATTAAAGTTTGATGCCGGGCTAAGGCAAATCAGCAAAATTAAAGACCGCTTGTTTCCCGGAGATAAATTACAGGAGCGGGTAGATAACCTGCTGCCTTATTATGCCTTATACGGCAAAGGTTTTTTGGATGTACTCTACACCCATTCCGGCGCATGGCAACAGCAATATTGTATTTTAACAGAAACCGAATAA
- the rimO gene encoding 30S ribosomal protein S12 methylthiotransferase RimO yields MKSGRLKKDKVNIITLGCSKNMVDSEVLSGQLRANDINTIHENSKMDHNIVIINTCGFIDKAKEESINTILENVALKKKGKLDKVYVAGCLSERYKNNLEAEIPEVDAFFGTMELPLILQQFNADYKVELLGERMLATPKHYAYLKISEGCNRTCSFCAIPLMRGGHVSRSIESLVSEAKRLVQNGVKEIMLIAQELTYYGLDIYKQRELPKLLHALADIEGLEWIRLHYAYPSKFPLEIIETMKERQNICNYLDIPLQHASNKMLNAMKRQITREEMEDLIAEIRSRIPDICLRTTLIAGFPGETRDDVEELKTFLTKMRFDRVGIFTYSHEEDTGAYGLNDNVPQAEKEERAQEIMELQQEISLEKNMEKIGKEFKVLIDKKEAGRYIGRTEFDSVEVDNEVIISSSKKLPIGEFVKVRVTKAFDYDLEAEVI; encoded by the coding sequence ATGAAATCGGGCCGTTTAAAAAAAGATAAAGTAAATATTATTACACTGGGTTGCAGTAAGAATATGGTTGACAGTGAAGTGCTGAGCGGCCAGCTTCGTGCCAATGATATAAATACTATTCATGAAAATAGCAAGATGGATCATAATATTGTTATCATAAACACCTGCGGATTTATTGACAAGGCAAAAGAAGAAAGCATCAATACCATTCTTGAAAATGTAGCCTTAAAGAAAAAAGGAAAACTGGATAAGGTATATGTTGCAGGTTGCCTAAGCGAAAGGTATAAAAATAACCTGGAGGCTGAAATCCCAGAAGTAGATGCTTTTTTTGGCACCATGGAACTGCCTTTAATCCTTCAGCAATTTAATGCAGATTATAAAGTAGAATTATTGGGCGAAAGGATGCTGGCTACGCCCAAGCATTATGCCTACTTAAAAATAAGCGAAGGATGCAACAGAACATGTAGTTTTTGTGCTATTCCCCTCATGCGTGGCGGGCATGTAAGCAGGTCCATAGAAAGCCTGGTAAGTGAAGCAAAGCGGCTGGTGCAAAATGGCGTTAAAGAAATAATGCTTATTGCACAGGAGCTTACTTATTATGGCCTGGATATTTATAAACAAAGAGAATTACCAAAATTACTCCATGCACTAGCCGATATTGAAGGCCTGGAATGGATAAGGTTGCATTATGCATACCCAAGCAAATTTCCCCTGGAAATTATAGAAACAATGAAGGAGCGGCAAAATATTTGCAATTACCTCGATATTCCATTGCAACATGCCAGCAATAAAATGCTCAATGCCATGAAACGGCAGATTACCCGTGAAGAAATGGAAGATTTGATTGCTGAAATACGTAGCCGCATCCCTGATATTTGCCTGCGTACAACTTTAATTGCCGGCTTTCCCGGCGAAACGAGAGATGATGTGGAAGAACTCAAAACTTTTTTAACGAAAATGCGATTCGACAGGGTAGGCATTTTTACCTATAGCCACGAAGAAGATACCGGAGCTTATGGCTTAAACGATAATGTACCTCAGGCAGAAAAAGAAGAAAGGGCACAGGAAATAATGGAACTTCAGCAGGAAATTTCCCTGGAAAAAAATATGGAAAAAATCGGAAAAGAATTTAAAGTGCTAATTGATAAAAAAGAGGCGGGCCGGTATATTGGGCGTACCGAATTCGACAGCGTTGAAGTAGATAATGAAGTAATTATCAGCAGCAGTAAAAAATTACCCATTGGCGAATTTGTTAAAGTACGGGTAACAAAAGCATTTGATTACGACCTGGAGGCAGAAGTAATTTAA
- a CDS encoding GMP synthase, translating into MNCTEPSTLRVAILDLYEGAENQGMRCIREILNQFADSHHLNLEKAEFDVRLKHEVPGLDFDIYISSGGPGSPLESEGSNWEKKYFGWLKAVEEFNYNEANVVKKKVFFICHSFQLVCRHYHIGQVTKRKSTAFGVFPIHYLPGAEDEQVFAGLKDPFYAVDSRDYQVIQPNHNKIKQMGATILAIEKARPHVPYERAMMALRFNENMIGTQFHPEADAIGMSLHLKTPERKKTVTENYGEEKWKSMIEQLNDPDKIMYTYAHILPNFLNEAVCKFQPVEL; encoded by the coding sequence ATGAATTGCACTGAACCCAGTACTTTAAGAGTAGCTATTTTGGACCTGTATGAAGGTGCGGAGAACCAGGGAATGAGATGTATCAGGGAAATTCTAAACCAATTTGCAGATAGCCATCATTTAAATTTAGAGAAAGCTGAATTTGATGTACGCCTGAAACATGAAGTGCCGGGCCTCGATTTTGATATTTACATCAGCAGCGGCGGGCCTGGGAGCCCACTTGAAAGTGAAGGTAGTAATTGGGAAAAAAAATATTTTGGCTGGTTAAAAGCGGTGGAAGAATTCAATTACAATGAAGCAAATGTTGTAAAGAAAAAAGTTTTTTTCATTTGCCATTCTTTTCAATTGGTATGCAGGCATTACCATATTGGCCAGGTAACCAAAAGAAAAAGTACGGCCTTTGGTGTTTTCCCGATACATTATCTTCCGGGTGCAGAAGATGAGCAGGTATTTGCAGGGTTAAAAGACCCTTTTTATGCCGTTGACAGCCGGGATTACCAGGTCATTCAACCCAATCACAATAAAATAAAACAAATGGGCGCTACCATTTTAGCTATAGAAAAAGCCCGGCCGCATGTACCTTATGAAAGGGCAATGATGGCATTACGGTTTAACGAAAATATGATTGGCACTCAATTTCACCCCGAAGCTGATGCCATTGGTATGAGCCTGCATTTAAAAACACCCGAAAGAAAAAAAACGGTAACTGAAAATTATGGTGAAGAAAAGTGGAAGAGCATGATTGAACAACTCAACGATCCCGATAAAATTATGTACACTTATGCACATATATTGCCCAATTTTTTAAATGAAGCCGTTTGTAAATTTCAGCCAGTGGAACTTTAA
- a CDS encoding T9SS type A sorting domain-containing protein produces MSNGYYEYLPEGYWNNPNQKFPMIIFVPGAAECGNGTASDLVRLLMHGPASLINAGTWPGSFTVNGQTYKPIVITPQFTNQPGASVFNTMLDYMVSHYKVDINRIYISGYSMGGSLCWSYGGSGSTYADRIAAMVPGAGAYSPNSNMANTIASANLPVLAIHDNPDPSVPTQWSVNWVNYINSAPVPPNPLAKVALIQITGHDLTEGWSLNFNNNNQYNFPGKNVWEWMLHYNRNYNVVPVNILSFNALKQNNYALLNWQTENEVNINGYEIQRSSNGTSWQTIGFVQANGNFGNYHFTDGALLTGKNYYRLKIIDNQASQSYSRIQFIDFSKKGYLELTPNTITTNTLQISTDYQLKNANANIYNTTGQLVAKQKINGTGLIQITLPSLAKGLYYLQVSNNGIIEKRKFVLN; encoded by the coding sequence ATGAGCAACGGTTATTACGAATACCTTCCTGAAGGATATTGGAATAACCCAAATCAAAAATTCCCTATGATTATTTTTGTTCCCGGCGCTGCGGAATGTGGCAATGGCACTGCATCAGATTTGGTGAGGTTGTTAATGCATGGTCCTGCAAGTTTAATTAATGCAGGCACCTGGCCGGGTTCCTTTACTGTTAATGGCCAAACATATAAACCTATTGTAATTACCCCACAGTTTACCAACCAGCCTGGCGCTTCGGTATTTAATACCATGCTGGACTATATGGTGAGCCATTATAAAGTGGATATCAACCGCATTTATATTTCCGGTTACAGCATGGGCGGCTCACTTTGCTGGAGCTATGGCGGAAGTGGTAGCACTTATGCCGACCGTATTGCTGCTATGGTTCCCGGGGCAGGCGCATACTCGCCCAACAGTAATATGGCCAATACCATTGCCTCGGCCAATTTGCCAGTTTTAGCTATACACGACAACCCCGATCCTTCTGTGCCCACCCAATGGAGCGTTAACTGGGTTAATTATATTAATTCGGCTCCGGTTCCCCCAAACCCTTTGGCAAAAGTGGCACTCATTCAAATTACCGGGCACGACCTTACCGAAGGCTGGTCGCTTAATTTCAATAATAACAACCAATACAATTTTCCCGGAAAAAATGTTTGGGAATGGATGCTGCATTATAACAGAAATTACAATGTAGTGCCGGTAAACATTCTTTCTTTTAATGCATTAAAACAAAATAATTATGCCTTACTCAACTGGCAAACGGAAAACGAAGTAAATATCAATGGGTATGAAATCCAGCGCAGCTCAAATGGTACAAGCTGGCAAACCATTGGCTTTGTTCAGGCCAATGGTAATTTTGGAAATTATCATTTTACTGATGGCGCATTATTAACAGGTAAAAATTATTACAGGTTAAAAATTATTGACAACCAGGCATCGCAAAGCTATAGCCGCATACAGTTTATTGATTTTTCCAAAAAAGGGTATTTAGAATTAACACCGAATACTATTACAACAAATACACTTCAAATCAGCACAGATTACCAACTAAAAAATGCCAATGCAAATATTTATAATACTACAGGGCAGTTGGTTGCAAAACAAAAGATAAACGGAACCGGATTGATTCAAATTACATTGCCCAGCCTGGCAAAAGGTTTGTATTATTTACAGGTTAGCAACAATGGTATTATTGAAAAAAGAAAATTTGTATTAAACTAA
- a CDS encoding T9SS type A sorting domain-containing protein: MKPFRLFLLNILFVIIYLNAGAQSFSAKPNVTTCPISNGYYEYLPQGYYNNANEKFPLLIYIHGMGELGNGSSDLNKVLISGTPFQINNGQFPASFNVNGQSFKFIVIAPQFTNNPWIGHVNTFIDYIVSHYKVDVNRIYLSGFSMGGGTCWAYAGENLSYGSRIAAIVPTAGAWQPSLAICQNMAALNLPILAFHNSGDNIVSSSWTHFFVDNTNNAATPPTPRAQKIIYNSNAHYVSQAFDLNLNNNGQYNFPGKNIYEWMLNFKRSTNVVPVQLLGFNATKQQNKSLLQWQTANELNSQGFEIQRSANASNWTAIGFVNSAGATAGNYSFTDIAPLHKINYYRLKQVDINGSFTNSEIKFLDFSRNSRFLFYPNPVVNEIKIASELDFKNVPFRIYTASGQLALQTKLNASGVATIPVAQLPKGSYVAEIIVNNIPEKIKFIKE, from the coding sequence ATGAAACCCTTTCGCCTATTCCTTTTAAATATTTTATTTGTAATTATTTACTTAAATGCAGGAGCCCAAAGCTTTTCTGCAAAGCCTAATGTAACAACCTGCCCTATATCCAATGGATATTATGAATACCTGCCGCAGGGCTATTATAATAATGCCAACGAAAAATTTCCTTTGCTTATTTATATACATGGCATGGGTGAACTGGGCAATGGCAGTAGCGATTTAAACAAAGTGCTTATTAGCGGAACACCTTTTCAAATTAATAACGGTCAATTCCCAGCTTCGTTTAATGTAAATGGACAAAGTTTTAAGTTTATTGTAATTGCACCACAGTTTACCAACAACCCATGGATTGGCCATGTAAATACTTTTATTGATTACATCGTATCTCATTATAAAGTGGATGTAAACAGAATTTACCTATCGGGCTTTAGTATGGGTGGCGGTACATGTTGGGCATACGCAGGCGAAAACTTAAGTTATGGTAGCCGCATAGCCGCTATAGTACCTACAGCAGGTGCATGGCAACCCAGCCTTGCCATTTGCCAAAATATGGCTGCACTAAATTTACCTATCCTGGCTTTTCACAACAGTGGTGATAATATTGTTTCCTCTTCCTGGACTCACTTTTTTGTTGATAATACAAATAATGCCGCTACGCCCCCAACACCACGTGCCCAAAAAATTATTTATAACAGCAATGCCCATTATGTATCGCAGGCTTTTGATTTAAATTTAAATAATAACGGCCAATACAATTTTCCGGGAAAAAATATTTACGAATGGATGCTCAACTTTAAGCGCAGTACAAATGTGGTTCCTGTACAGCTTTTGGGCTTTAATGCTACAAAGCAGCAAAATAAAAGCCTGTTGCAATGGCAAACGGCTAATGAGTTAAACAGCCAGGGATTTGAAATACAACGTAGCGCCAATGCCAGCAACTGGACAGCAATTGGATTTGTAAACAGCGCCGGAGCCACAGCAGGAAATTATTCTTTTACCGATATTGCCCCGCTCCACAAAATAAATTATTACCGACTTAAACAGGTGGATATTAACGGTTCCTTTACCAACAGCGAAATAAAATTTCTTGATTTTTCAAGAAACAGCAGATTTCTATTTTATCCCAACCCCGTAGTAAATGAAATTAAAATAGCTTCTGAATTGGATTTTAAAAATGTTCCCTTTAGAATTTATACCGCTTCCGGCCAACTGGCCTTGCAAACAAAGCTCAATGCCAGCGGTGTGGCCACAATACCTGTAGCCCAATTACCCAAGGGAAGTTATGTAGCAGAAATCATCGTCAATAATATCCCGGAAAAAATTAAGTTTATTAAAGAATAA
- a CDS encoding YggS family pyridoxal phosphate-dependent enzyme: MVNVAQYQSVINGFINKNVQLVAVSKLQPKESIILLYQNSQKDFGENYVQELLEKQQQLPADIRWHFIGHLQSNKVKYIAPFIYLIQGVDSEKLLTEINKQALKHNRKINCLLQVHIAEEETKFGFSPAEAKVLLHKIIDNPSLYSNIIICGLMGMASLTDDTAKIRGEFRALAGMFHQFKKIFPSFNTLSMGMTADYEMAIEEGSNMVRIGSLLFGQRKS, encoded by the coding sequence ATGGTAAATGTAGCGCAATATCAATCGGTAATAAATGGGTTCATCAATAAAAATGTTCAACTGGTAGCGGTTTCAAAGTTGCAGCCCAAAGAAAGTATCATACTGCTTTATCAAAATAGTCAAAAAGATTTTGGGGAAAATTACGTGCAGGAGCTCCTGGAAAAACAGCAACAATTACCCGCAGATATCCGCTGGCATTTTATTGGCCACCTGCAAAGCAACAAAGTAAAATATATTGCGCCTTTTATTTACCTCATACAAGGTGTTGACAGTGAAAAATTATTGACAGAAATTAACAAACAAGCCTTAAAACACAATAGAAAAATCAATTGCCTTTTACAGGTGCATATTGCAGAAGAAGAAACGAAATTTGGTTTTTCTCCTGCAGAAGCAAAAGTATTGCTCCATAAAATTATTGATAACCCATCCCTGTATTCCAATATTATCATTTGCGGTTTAATGGGCATGGCTTCCTTAACCGATGATACAGCAAAAATCAGGGGCGAGTTCCGGGCATTGGCGGGTATGTTTCATCAATTCAAAAAAATATTTCCATCTTTTAATACCCTTAGCATGGGAATGACCGCCGATTATGAAATGGCCATTGAAGAAGGGAGCAATATGGTAAGGATTGGCAGCCTGCTCTTTGGCCAAAGAAAATCTTAA